From the genome of Candidatus Dependentiae bacterium:
CTTTTTATTCCATCGGAAAAATAGCACTCGAAAAGTTTATTGCCTATTACCCGAATATTTTAAGTTTAAGAATCAAAATGCCCATATCGCTAGAATTAGATAAAGGGTTTGTTGGTAAAATAACTAAGTATAAAAAATTGGTGAATATTCCTAATTCACTCTCTAATTTAGAAGACTTACTACCCATCGTAGCAGACATGATTGTGCAACAATTTAAGGGCCTTTTTAATGTGGTTAATCCCGGAACAGCATCTCATAATGAAGTGTTAGATTTGTATAAAAAGTATATAGATCCAAGCTTTACTTACGAAAACTTTTCATTAGAAGAACAAGCTAAAATACTCAAAGCTCGCCGAGCAAATGCTGAGCTTAGTGCAGCGAAATTATTGCACTATTATCCTCATGTTCCGCACATTAAAGATTCGTTAGCGAAATTGTTTCAATCCATTGTACAGGAGATCATATGAAAATTAATATTTTAGCGCTAGTAGCTTTCTGTATTGCAAGCGCAAGTCATGTAAATTCTTTAGCACAGGTTCGCTTAGTGTTAAGCGCCGCTTTAAGCAATAATTATTATGAATTTAGAAAAGGACAATATATAGAAACCTTCGGCATCCTTGCCAATTTGGGCTATCAAAACCCTTACGTCATAGAAGCAATTAAAAAAGAAGGCCCTACATTCCTTGATGAATATACAACGAACGCTTTTTACTCATCAGCTAATATTCCAGGCCTCAGAAATTATGGTATTAATGAAGCAAGAACCATGCTTGATGGACTAACTCATTTTAACTTTGATGACGAGGATATGATTATAAAATTGACCGGACGTTACCAACCGACATCAGATAGTTTCTTAAAACTAGTTGAGCAAAACCCTGATGTTGATGCATTCGTAAAAGTCGATCAATGGGGTAATGTGTTTACCCTAGGTTTTGCTATGCGTTGTAAAAACATGAAAGAAATGTATAGCTCAATGGATTATAGTGCCATGGAACACCATATGATTAATGTTGAAACTGAAGTTGGCAACTATGTTAGAAGAAAACAAACAGAAGGCACCTTAAAAATTATGTACGTTAACAAATTAGACCTCAAGGCAAATCTCTATGGAAGCAGTTCAGGCATTAATCACAACGAATTTGCAAGTTGGTAAGATTATCATTGACTGTATATTTAAACGAGGATGCGAGATATGAACCAAAACTTTAAGTTAATAATTGCAAGCAGTTTTTTCTTTATACACGTTATAGCCAATAGTAATGATCCTATGAACAGTTCATATCTCCTCAATGCTCTTGCTCAATTAGAACAAGGACAAAATATCATTTTTACAAAATATGGTGATGGTGAATATAATTGCATGATAGGTATAAAGGGCGAAAATTGTGATTTCGATAAATACCATGCGTGGCTAGGAGCAGCCCTAAAGAAAGCTCTTATAAGCCTGTCCAAAAAAAACAATACTTATATAGGCAGGTGGTGGCATCCATCCGTACCTAATTTTTGTAATAAATTAGCAGCTCAACACAACACAACCATTCCCTGGGCATGGTACCATTTGTTTATGAAT
Proteins encoded in this window:
- a CDS encoding NAD-dependent epimerase/dehydratase family protein, which gives rise to MKKIFLALCIIACHAMHAQEAKTILIFGGKTGYIGQKLVKIFNDIGHNTLCATARLENREEVVNEILATKPDQIVNAAGITGRPNIDWCEDHKQETIRANVLGALNLADIAYLHNIHCTYIGTGCIYEYDEKHPMGSGIGFTEEETPNFDGSFYSIGKIALEKFIAYYPNILSLRIKMPISLELDKGFVGKITKYKKLVNIPNSLSNLEDLLPIVADMIVQQFKGLFNVVNPGTASHNEVLDLYKKYIDPSFTYENFSLEEQAKILKARRANAELSAAKLLHYYPHVPHIKDSLAKLFQSIVQEII